A genomic region of Deltaproteobacteria bacterium contains the following coding sequences:
- a CDS encoding c-type cytochrome, whose protein sequence is MKTKFIKILSLMALLSVLAACGGTSEKPPFEYMANMTNSPAVKAYEEVPRKPVEGTIPRNFHPYPYTKEEGDKAGAEGVNPLPLTKEVFAKGQLQFNSYCIVCHGPKGEGDGYIIPKFPKPPSLLSDKVRNWPDARIYHVISMGQNLMPSYATQIRQEDRWAVIHYVRALQRAANPTGEDIALVKKMSKEGTLP, encoded by the coding sequence ATGAAAACAAAATTTATTAAGATTTTAAGTCTAATGGCTCTGCTTTCTGTCCTGGCCGCCTGCGGAGGCACAAGTGAGAAGCCTCCTTTTGAATATATGGCCAACATGACTAACTCTCCTGCGGTGAAGGCCTACGAAGAGGTTCCACGAAAGCCGGTTGAGGGGACTATCCCTAGAAATTTTCATCCTTATCCTTATACCAAAGAAGAAGGGGACAAAGCGGGTGCCGAGGGGGTGAATCCTTTGCCACTCACGAAAGAGGTTTTCGCGAAAGGCCAGCTGCAATTCAATAGTTACTGTATTGTTTGCCATGGCCCTAAAGGGGAAGGGGATGGTTACATCATTCCTAAATTTCCAAAACCCCCATCTTTACTTTCAGACAAGGTTCGCAATTGGCCGGATGCCAGAATTTACCACGTGATTAGTATGGGTCAAAACCTGATGCCCTCTTATGCAACCCAAATCAGACAAGAAGACCGCTGGGCCGTTATTCATTATGTGCGAGCCTTGCAGCGAGCGGCCAACCCCACAGGTGAAGATATTGCTCTCGTAAAAAAAATGTCGAAGGAAGGAACGCTGCCATGA
- a CDS encoding YifB family Mg chelatase-like AAA ATPase, which translates to MTSLLSHVYSAGLIGIDAYPIDVEVHISLGLPLWSTVGLPESAVKESKDRVVSAIHNSGYEFPYRRITINLAPANIKKEGTAFDLPIALGLLAASDVIPNDKLQDYLIVGELSLSGKVRRMRGALSVAILAKQLSKKGLILPLENWAEASVVEGIELLGVQSLPEVVEFFALGKTIEAPQIEKKEINEKEFSNEDFSEVRGQAFAKRALEISASGMHNVLLVGPPGTGKTMLASRLPSILPEMNFEEALTTTKVYSLMGLLSKDESLLRTRPFRSPHHTISDAGLIGGGSHPKPGEVSLSHNGVLFLDELTEFRRNVLESLRQPIENAKVTISRAQQSITYPARFLLAAAMNPCPCGHYGNPKVNCSCSPTLMQKYKSKISGPLLDRMDLRIEVPSLTYEDLVSQQEEEKSAAIRHRVLEAHQRQAHRLIEEGLFFNSQMGPRLLRKFCPLENEAQKLMEMAMKRFQLSARAYNRTLKVARTIADLKAEEALSSSTVAEAIQYRFG; encoded by the coding sequence ATGACTTCATTATTGTCCCATGTTTATTCGGCGGGTCTAATCGGCATTGACGCCTATCCCATCGATGTCGAGGTGCACATTAGTCTGGGACTTCCACTCTGGAGCACCGTAGGCTTGCCTGAATCTGCTGTAAAAGAAAGCAAGGATAGGGTGGTCTCGGCCATTCATAATAGTGGCTATGAATTCCCTTATCGTCGCATCACCATTAATCTGGCCCCCGCCAATATCAAAAAAGAAGGCACGGCCTTCGATTTACCCATTGCACTGGGTTTGCTGGCGGCGTCAGATGTAATCCCCAACGATAAATTGCAAGACTATCTCATTGTCGGAGAGCTTTCCCTCAGCGGAAAAGTGCGCCGTATGCGAGGGGCACTTTCAGTCGCTATTTTAGCAAAGCAGCTTTCCAAAAAAGGTCTGATTTTACCTTTGGAAAATTGGGCAGAGGCCTCGGTGGTAGAGGGGATCGAATTATTAGGAGTTCAAAGCCTGCCGGAAGTAGTGGAGTTCTTTGCCTTGGGCAAAACCATTGAAGCGCCTCAAATTGAAAAGAAGGAAATCAACGAAAAGGAATTTTCAAACGAAGATTTTTCAGAGGTGAGGGGACAGGCCTTTGCAAAAAGGGCCCTGGAAATTTCCGCCTCAGGGATGCACAATGTGCTCTTGGTAGGTCCTCCTGGCACTGGGAAAACCATGCTGGCCTCCCGTTTGCCCAGCATTCTACCCGAGATGAATTTCGAGGAGGCCTTAACCACCACCAAAGTCTACAGCTTGATGGGGCTTCTTTCCAAAGACGAGTCTTTGTTGCGTACGCGCCCTTTTCGTTCCCCTCACCACACTATCTCCGATGCGGGTCTGATTGGGGGAGGAAGTCATCCCAAGCCCGGAGAAGTCTCTCTTTCTCACAACGGGGTTTTGTTTTTGGATGAGCTCACCGAATTTCGTCGTAATGTTTTAGAATCGCTGCGTCAACCGATAGAAAACGCCAAAGTCACCATCTCTCGTGCACAACAATCAATTACCTATCCGGCCCGTTTTTTACTGGCTGCCGCGATGAATCCCTGTCCTTGCGGACATTATGGAAATCCAAAAGTGAATTGCTCTTGCTCCCCAACATTGATGCAAAAATATAAATCAAAAATTTCAGGTCCTCTTTTAGACCGCATGGATCTGCGCATTGAGGTGCCTTCTCTTACTTATGAAGATTTGGTGTCTCAGCAAGAAGAAGAAAAATCTGCGGCGATTCGGCATCGAGTATTGGAAGCTCATCAGCGTCAAGCCCATCGCTTAATAGAGGAAGGCCTCTTTTTTAATTCCCAGATGGGGCCACGTTTGTTGCGCAAATTTTGTCCTCTGGAAAATGAGGCCCAAAAATTAATGGAAATGGCCATGAAGCGTTTCCAACTTTCAGCCAGGGCCTATAATCGAACGCTAAAAGTCGCACGGACCATTGCAGATTTAAAAGCAGAGGAAGCCCTTTCTTCGTCTACCGTAGCTGAAGCCATCCAGTACCGCTTTGGTTAG
- a CDS encoding SDR family oxidoreductase, translating into MPLLKNKTAFITGSSRGIGRAVALRLADEGCHILLHYRQNREEALKVEKEILGKGVRCWKYAADLSDLQQVKSLHEQIKKEHAHLDIFVSNAAATAFKPLEQIKAHHIEKTFNITISTFVLTMNAFKPLFKKGSKIITVSGIDTIKYCMNHGLLAAAKSALEMLTRYYAQEWKKEEIYVQGINPGLVDTDSMQVYWGKEYEKKKAELAQLIPPHGLMPPKDVADLILFLLSDAANWMNGETLVADAGVGFQMPVFSEI; encoded by the coding sequence ATGCCTTTATTAAAAAATAAAACTGCATTCATTACTGGCTCTTCCCGTGGAATAGGGCGGGCTGTGGCTTTGAGACTTGCGGATGAAGGTTGTCACATCTTGTTGCATTACCGACAAAATAGGGAAGAAGCCTTAAAGGTGGAAAAGGAAATTTTAGGGAAAGGGGTTCGGTGTTGGAAATATGCGGCAGATCTTTCGGATTTACAGCAAGTAAAAAGTCTGCACGAGCAGATTAAAAAAGAGCATGCTCACCTGGATATTTTTGTTTCGAATGCTGCCGCCACGGCCTTTAAACCCCTGGAACAAATCAAGGCGCACCATATTGAAAAAACTTTTAACATCACGATTTCTACATTTGTCTTAACGATGAATGCCTTTAAACCTCTTTTTAAAAAAGGCTCAAAAATTATCACGGTGTCCGGAATTGATACCATCAAATATTGTATGAATCACGGTTTGCTGGCGGCAGCGAAATCTGCCTTAGAAATGCTTACCCGCTACTATGCCCAAGAATGGAAGAAGGAAGAAATCTATGTCCAGGGCATAAACCCCGGTTTAGTCGATACCGATTCCATGCAAGTTTATTGGGGGAAAGAATACGAAAAAAAGAAGGCGGAACTTGCCCAGCTTATTCCTCCACATGGGCTCATGCCACCCAAAGATGTTGCTGATCTCATCCTCTTCTTGCTGAGCGATGCAGCCAATTGGATGAATGGTGAAACCCTAGTGGCCGATGCGGGAGTAGGCTTTCAGATGCCTGTGTTTTCGGAGATTTAA
- a CDS encoding diadenosine tetraphosphatase: protein MPTYAIGDIQGCFNTFQKLLKHIRFDENKDTLWLAGDLVNRGPRSKETLQWVYEHRTRLEVVLGNHELHLLFRFWGKREEKKGDTIKGILESSKATLWLNWLSERDFVHFENNYLMVHAGILPSWDLQKILQHNEEAKIALKKKFMLPELFAIFTRMRCLDENLVLNPDFSGPPEACPKPFKPWFEMKMRLEKNITILFGHWAALGVRQGKNWQSLDSGCVWKRELTALRLEDRKIFQMGYCD from the coding sequence ATGCCCACTTATGCCATTGGCGACATTCAAGGTTGTTTCAACACCTTTCAAAAATTGCTGAAGCACATTCGTTTTGATGAGAATAAAGACACGCTCTGGTTAGCGGGAGACCTGGTGAACAGAGGTCCTCGCTCCAAAGAAACCCTGCAATGGGTTTACGAACATCGAACGCGCTTAGAAGTTGTATTGGGAAATCATGAGCTCCATCTGCTTTTTCGTTTTTGGGGAAAGCGGGAAGAAAAAAAAGGAGACACAATTAAAGGCATTTTGGAATCCTCCAAAGCTACTCTTTGGTTAAATTGGCTGAGCGAACGAGATTTTGTACATTTTGAAAACAACTATCTGATGGTACACGCAGGCATTTTACCCAGCTGGGATCTTCAGAAAATCCTGCAACACAATGAAGAAGCCAAAATTGCTCTTAAAAAGAAATTCATGCTCCCTGAATTATTCGCCATCTTTACTCGCATGCGTTGTCTGGATGAAAATCTCGTATTAAATCCAGACTTTTCAGGTCCCCCAGAGGCCTGTCCAAAGCCCTTTAAGCCCTGGTTTGAAATGAAAATGAGATTGGAAAAAAATATTACAATTTTGTTCGGACATTGGGCCGCTCTCGGAGTAAGGCAGGGTAAAAACTGGCAATCGTTGGATTCAGGCTGTGTTTGGAAGAGAGAACTGACGGCTCTGAGATTAGAAGACAGAAAAATTTTTCAGATGGGATATTGTGACTAA
- a CDS encoding DUF3341 domain-containing protein: MNLMDEAPDAGLLALFESPDDLVHAIEKVKKQRYRKVEAYTPFPIHEVIHALGIKRSKIPWGTLFMCLLGGTLGFGMQAWMNGISWPINVAGKPFISAPAFVPITFELTVLIGGISTVVLLFLMCGLPNRHKAVLDHRLTDDLFGLYVEKSDPRFNEGELQGIFRDCHVKEIKNFGD; this comes from the coding sequence ATGAATTTGATGGATGAAGCTCCGGATGCAGGACTTCTGGCCTTATTTGAAAGCCCGGACGATCTTGTGCATGCGATTGAAAAAGTCAAAAAGCAAAGATATCGCAAAGTGGAGGCCTATACCCCCTTTCCCATCCATGAAGTGATTCACGCCTTGGGAATCAAGCGTTCAAAAATTCCCTGGGGAACTTTATTCATGTGTTTGCTGGGAGGGACTCTGGGATTTGGAATGCAGGCCTGGATGAATGGAATCAGTTGGCCTATTAATGTTGCAGGCAAACCTTTTATTTCGGCCCCGGCTTTTGTTCCCATTACTTTTGAGCTTACGGTTTTAATCGGTGGAATCAGTACGGTTGTGTTGCTCTTTTTAATGTGTGGTCTTCCAAATCGTCACAAAGCTGTTTTGGATCATCGGCTCACCGACGATCTGTTTGGTTTGTACGTGGAAAAGTCAGACCCTCGTTTTAATGAGGGGGAACTCCAGGGGATTTTTAGAGATTGTCACGTGAAAGAAATTAAAAATTTTGGCGACTAA
- a CDS encoding NifU family protein: MMTKESVEKVFDKRIRPAIQMDGGNIELVEVRDNSVFVRLVGACGTCPSSQITLRQGVEGILREEFPEMVELVQC, from the coding sequence ATGATGACTAAAGAAAGTGTCGAAAAGGTGTTTGATAAGCGCATTCGTCCTGCCATTCAAATGGATGGCGGAAATATAGAACTGGTGGAGGTGCGTGATAATTCCGTTTTTGTAAGGCTGGTAGGGGCTTGTGGCACTTGTCCAAGTTCCCAAATCACTTTGCGTCAAGGGGTAGAAGGTATTTTAAGAGAAGAGTTTCCCGAGATGGTAGAATTGGTTCAATGTTAA